The Amycolatopsis sp. DG1A-15b genome window below encodes:
- a CDS encoding lytic murein transglycosylase encodes MRTRTGKTEDDPIGPSAEEAVPAAPAPRSPGVAVLTRLLVVLAVLAVAGGGIWLVTRAATPEASPTTTEIPALQVKAADVRPGSVAPAGGAVAGGAEQQTSPQQVRSTGPATLSQWAAQVAAATGVPARALQAYGNAELAMRADQPGCKISWATLAGIGRIESNHGQYAGAVLGADGRPSKPIVGVPLDGSAGVRAIGDTDGGRYDGDAGVDRAVGPMQFIPGTWRKWAADGNGDGLGDPQQIDDAALAAARYLCAGGRDMASPGGWWAGILSYNNSTEYAQKVFGLADGYAKGAQSVRKQG; translated from the coding sequence GTGCGCACCAGGACCGGAAAGACCGAGGACGACCCGATCGGCCCCAGCGCCGAGGAAGCCGTCCCCGCCGCACCGGCACCGCGCTCTCCGGGCGTCGCCGTGCTCACCCGGCTGCTCGTGGTCCTCGCCGTGCTGGCGGTGGCCGGCGGCGGGATCTGGCTCGTCACCCGCGCCGCGACGCCGGAGGCGAGCCCGACCACCACCGAAATCCCCGCCTTGCAGGTCAAGGCGGCCGACGTCCGCCCGGGCTCGGTCGCCCCGGCCGGTGGAGCGGTGGCGGGCGGGGCCGAGCAGCAGACCTCTCCCCAGCAGGTTCGCAGCACGGGTCCGGCGACGCTGTCCCAGTGGGCGGCCCAGGTCGCGGCGGCCACCGGTGTCCCGGCGCGGGCCCTGCAGGCCTACGGCAACGCGGAATTGGCGATGCGCGCGGACCAGCCGGGCTGCAAGATCTCGTGGGCCACGCTCGCGGGCATCGGCCGCATCGAGTCCAACCACGGTCAGTACGCGGGCGCGGTCCTCGGCGCCGACGGCCGCCCGTCCAAGCCGATCGTCGGCGTCCCGCTCGACGGATCGGCCGGAGTCCGGGCGATCGGCGACACCGACGGCGGCCGCTACGACGGCGACGCCGGGGTGGACCGGGCGGTGGGCCCGATGCAGTTCATCCCGGGCACCTGGCGCAAGTGGGCCGCCGACGGGAACGGCGACGGCCTCGGCGACCCCCAGCAGATCGACGACGCGGCCCTGGCCGCGGCGCGGTACCTGTGCGCGGGCGGGCGGGACATGGCCAGTCCGGGCGGGTGGTGGGCCGGGATCCTGTCGTACAACAACTCGACGGAGTACGCGCAGAAGGTGTTCGGCTTGGCGGACGGCTACGCGAAGGGCGCCCAGTCGGTGCGCAAGCAGGGCTGA
- a CDS encoding DUF3817 domain-containing protein, whose translation MTTSTEGARTAAPLAGPLVRFRTAAYVTGVGLLGLCFVMVLRYGFDNPTPSAVYSPIHGVLYMIYLVLTIDLAIKARWSIKGTVLVLLAGCVPFVSFLVERRVTHKVKAGQKL comes from the coding sequence ATGACCACCAGCACCGAAGGCGCCCGGACCGCCGCGCCGCTCGCCGGCCCCCTGGTCCGGTTCCGCACCGCCGCCTACGTCACCGGTGTCGGCCTGCTGGGCCTGTGCTTCGTGATGGTGCTGCGGTACGGCTTCGACAACCCGACGCCGTCGGCGGTCTACTCGCCGATCCACGGCGTCCTCTACATGATCTACCTGGTGCTGACCATCGACCTGGCGATCAAGGCCCGCTGGTCGATCAAGGGCACCGTGCTCGTGCTGCTGGCCGGCTGCGTCCCGTTCGTCTCGTTCCTCGTCGAGCGCCGGGTGACGCACAAGGTCAAGGCCGGGCAGAAGCTGTAA
- a CDS encoding MFS transporter, translating to MSHQTVDRAPAPVRPRRSGLVLAIILTCQLMLVLDATVMNVALPRIQSDLGFSATGLSWVMTAYSLVFGGLLLLGGRAGDLFGRRRMFVAGTALFTLASLAGGLADSATLLITARVLQGVGAAMAGPSTLALVTTTFTEPKARVRALALFSAMSSGGFAIGLIVGGLLTEWISWRAALFINVPFGVAIALLAPRFVAEPERRRAHLDLPGAVTGTLGVGALVFAFTHAASDGWGNPVTLGSLAGGLALLAGFVAIEARTALPLVPLRLFADRNRSAAYVNFFLGPMAMMSMFFFLTQFMQDIRHFAALATGFAFLPMAALIFTMSRLVPRLLPRYGPKPLAVTGSILMVTGVGWLTLLTTESTYFPALLGPLLLMGLGGGLSFAPLNVIVMATVPNEDAGAAGGVLQTMQQVGSTLGLAVLVTVFGSVTRSAGTTGAQLTVDGMTAAFTTAAVFAACTVLVALTFRRQVAVTASARP from the coding sequence TTGTCCCACCAGACGGTCGACCGTGCGCCCGCACCGGTCCGCCCCCGGCGCAGCGGGCTGGTCCTCGCGATCATCCTGACCTGCCAGCTCATGCTCGTCCTCGATGCGACGGTGATGAACGTCGCGCTCCCGCGCATCCAGTCCGACCTGGGGTTTTCCGCCACCGGCCTGTCCTGGGTGATGACGGCCTACAGCCTCGTCTTCGGCGGTCTGCTGCTGCTCGGCGGCCGGGCAGGCGACCTGTTCGGACGGCGGCGCATGTTCGTCGCCGGCACCGCCCTGTTCACCCTCGCCTCACTGGCCGGCGGGCTCGCCGATTCGGCCACGCTCCTCATCACCGCCCGCGTCCTGCAGGGCGTCGGGGCCGCGATGGCGGGGCCGAGCACCCTGGCGCTGGTCACGACGACGTTCACCGAACCCAAGGCCCGGGTCCGGGCGCTGGCGCTGTTCTCCGCGATGTCCAGCGGCGGCTTCGCGATCGGCCTGATCGTCGGCGGCCTGCTCACCGAGTGGATCTCCTGGCGCGCCGCGCTGTTCATCAACGTCCCGTTCGGCGTGGCGATCGCCCTGCTCGCCCCGCGGTTCGTGGCCGAGCCCGAACGCCGCCGCGCCCACCTGGACCTGCCCGGCGCGGTCACCGGCACCCTCGGCGTCGGCGCGCTCGTGTTCGCCTTCACCCACGCCGCGTCCGACGGCTGGGGCAACCCGGTGACGCTCGGCTCGCTCGCCGGCGGCCTGGCCCTGCTCGCCGGCTTCGTCGCCATCGAAGCGCGCACCGCGCTGCCGCTGGTCCCGCTGCGGCTGTTCGCCGACCGCAACCGCAGCGCGGCCTACGTCAACTTCTTCCTCGGGCCGATGGCGATGATGTCGATGTTCTTCTTCCTGACCCAGTTCATGCAGGACATCCGGCACTTCGCGGCGCTGGCGACCGGGTTCGCGTTCCTCCCGATGGCGGCGCTGATCTTCACCATGAGCCGGCTCGTGCCGCGGCTGCTCCCCCGCTACGGCCCGAAGCCCCTGGCCGTCACCGGCTCGATCCTGATGGTCACCGGCGTCGGCTGGCTCACGCTGCTCACCACCGAAAGCACGTACTTCCCGGCACTGCTCGGGCCGCTGCTGCTGATGGGCCTCGGCGGCGGGCTGTCGTTCGCACCGCTGAACGTGATCGTGATGGCCACCGTGCCGAACGAGGACGCGGGCGCGGCGGGCGGCGTGCTGCAGACGATGCAGCAGGTCGGCAGCACGCTCGGGCTGGCCGTCCTGGTGACGGTGTTCGGCTCGGTCACCCGCTCGGCGGGTACGACCGGCGCGCAGCTGACGGTCGACGGCATGACGGCGGCGTTCACGACCGCCGCGGTGTTCGCCGCCTGCACGGTGCTGGTGGCGCTGACCTTCCGCCGTCAGGTCGCGGTTACAGCTTCTGCCCGGCCTTGA
- a CDS encoding CaiB/BaiF CoA-transferase family protein: MKAGPLGGLKVVELAGLAPGPFATMILADLGADVVRVDRAQPGEDVLGIPADPLARGRRSVGINTKTPEGVELVLKLCDTADVLIEGFRPGVAERIGLGPDVVHARNPRLVYGRMTGWGQDGPLASAAGHDINYIGIAGALEPIGRAGERPVPPLNLVGDFGGGGLLLAMGVLAALYERTTSGRGQVVDASMVDGAALLTTSLHGIKAAGLWAGERGENMLDGGAPFYDTYETADGKYVAVGAIEMRFWSALVQVLELDPAELPLHVDKTQWPRLREIVAGAIAKHPRDELVARAEGTDACLTPVLSPAEAASHPHNAARGTFVEIGGMVQPAPAPRFDRTPPSTPEAPRAKGSDTEAVLAELGVTDLDALRSAGVIA, from the coding sequence ATGAAGGCAGGTCCGCTCGGCGGCCTGAAGGTGGTGGAGCTCGCCGGTCTCGCGCCCGGGCCGTTCGCCACGATGATCCTCGCCGACCTCGGCGCCGACGTCGTCCGCGTCGACCGCGCGCAGCCGGGGGAGGACGTGCTCGGCATCCCGGCCGACCCGCTCGCCCGCGGCCGCCGGTCCGTCGGCATCAACACCAAGACGCCCGAAGGCGTCGAGCTGGTGCTGAAGCTGTGCGACACCGCCGACGTCCTCATCGAGGGCTTCCGCCCGGGTGTCGCCGAGCGGATCGGGCTCGGCCCGGACGTCGTGCACGCGCGCAACCCGCGGCTGGTCTACGGCCGGATGACCGGCTGGGGCCAGGACGGTCCCCTGGCTTCGGCCGCCGGGCACGACATCAACTACATCGGCATCGCCGGCGCCCTCGAACCGATCGGGCGCGCGGGCGAGCGGCCGGTACCGCCGCTGAACCTCGTCGGCGACTTCGGCGGCGGCGGGCTGCTGCTGGCGATGGGCGTCCTGGCCGCGCTGTACGAACGGACCACGTCCGGGCGCGGCCAGGTCGTCGACGCGTCGATGGTCGACGGGGCCGCGCTGCTCACCACGAGCCTCCACGGCATCAAGGCGGCCGGCCTCTGGGCCGGGGAGCGCGGCGAGAACATGCTCGACGGCGGCGCGCCGTTCTACGACACCTACGAAACGGCGGACGGCAAGTACGTCGCCGTCGGCGCGATCGAGATGCGGTTCTGGAGTGCGCTGGTGCAGGTGCTCGAGCTCGACCCGGCGGAGCTGCCGCTGCACGTCGACAAGACGCAGTGGCCGCGGCTGCGCGAGATCGTGGCGGGGGCGATCGCCAAGCACCCGCGCGACGAGCTCGTCGCGCGCGCCGAGGGCACCGACGCGTGCCTGACGCCGGTGCTGTCGCCGGCCGAAGCGGCGTCACACCCGCACAACGCGGCGCGCGGCACGTTCGTCGAGATCGGCGGCATGGTGCAGCCGGCACCGGCGCCGCGGTTCGACCGGACGCCGCCTTCGACGCCGGAAGCACCGCGTGCCAAGGGATCCGACACCGAAGCGGTGCTCGCCGAACTGGGTGTCACGGACCTCGACGCGCTGCGTTCGGCGGGCGTGATCGCCTAG
- a CDS encoding crotonase/enoyl-CoA hydratase family protein, with product MSRNVLVQRDGAVTTITIDRPAARNAVDGPTAAELANAFRAFDADPDAAVAVLTGAGGAFCAGADLKAIGTDRMNRTHPDGDGPMGPTRMTLGKPVIAAVHGPAVAGGLELALWCDLRVADATAVFGVFCRRWGVPLIDGGTVRLPRLIGQSRAMDLILTGRAVDATEAVEIGLANRLVPAGEAVTAAQELARQLAAFPQACLRGDRRSALAQWGESEEDALAAEFAAAMGPGVLAAEAIDGAARFAGGEGRHGTFT from the coding sequence ATGTCCCGGAACGTGCTGGTCCAGCGGGACGGCGCGGTGACGACGATCACCATCGACCGCCCGGCCGCGCGCAACGCCGTCGACGGGCCCACGGCGGCGGAGCTGGCGAACGCCTTCCGCGCCTTCGACGCCGACCCGGACGCGGCCGTCGCGGTGCTGACCGGAGCGGGTGGCGCGTTCTGCGCGGGGGCCGATCTCAAGGCGATCGGCACCGACCGGATGAACCGCACGCACCCGGACGGGGACGGCCCGATGGGGCCCACCCGGATGACCCTCGGCAAGCCGGTGATCGCGGCGGTCCACGGGCCGGCCGTCGCGGGCGGGCTCGAGCTGGCGCTGTGGTGCGACCTGCGCGTCGCGGACGCCACGGCGGTGTTCGGGGTGTTCTGCCGCCGCTGGGGCGTCCCGCTGATCGACGGCGGGACGGTACGGCTGCCGCGCCTGATCGGCCAGTCCCGCGCCATGGACCTGATCCTCACCGGCCGCGCGGTCGACGCCACCGAAGCCGTCGAGATCGGCTTGGCCAACCGGCTGGTGCCGGCGGGCGAGGCGGTGACGGCGGCCCAGGAGCTCGCCCGGCAGCTCGCGGCGTTCCCGCAGGCGTGCCTGCGCGGCGACCGGCGCTCGGCGCTGGCCCAGTGGGGCGAGTCCGAAGAGGACGCGCTGGCGGCGGAGTTCGCCGCGGCGATGGGCCCGGGAGTCTTGGCGGCGGAGGCCATCGACGGCGCGGCCCGCTTCGCCGGCGGCGAAGGCCGCCACGGCACCTTCACCTGA
- a CDS encoding acyl-CoA dehydrogenase family protein, with amino-acid sequence MPLQLPKSSWSTTELDDLRELARSFLQKEAVPHQERWAAEKKVDRELWTKAGDVGLLCLSIPEEYGGGGGTFAHEAVLYEEQARAGDSAWGVTVHNGIVAHYLLAYASEDKKRVWLPKLASGEMVGAIAMTEPGTGSDLQGIKTRAVRDGDHYVLNGAKTFITNGLHADLVVVACKTDPDAGAQGVSLIVVETDTPGFRRGRVLDKVGLKGQDTAELFFDDVRVPAGNLLGDAEGQGFVQLMLQLPQERLIIAVTAVAGLEAAVDLTLEYAKERTAFGRPIFSFQNTKFKLAEAATEAAVARAFLDQCIERHLKGELDVQGAAMAKLWTTERVNKVIDDCVQLFGGYGYMSEYPIARAWADVRISRIFGGTSEIMKEIISRSL; translated from the coding sequence GTGCCACTGCAACTGCCGAAGAGCTCGTGGAGCACGACCGAGCTCGATGACCTCCGTGAACTCGCGCGGTCGTTCCTGCAGAAGGAAGCCGTCCCGCACCAGGAACGCTGGGCGGCGGAGAAGAAGGTCGACCGCGAGCTGTGGACGAAGGCGGGCGACGTCGGCCTGCTGTGCCTGTCCATCCCCGAGGAGTACGGCGGGGGCGGCGGCACCTTCGCCCACGAAGCCGTCCTCTACGAAGAGCAGGCGCGCGCCGGCGACAGCGCGTGGGGCGTCACCGTCCACAATGGAATTGTCGCGCACTACTTGCTCGCCTACGCTTCGGAAGACAAGAAGCGCGTGTGGCTGCCGAAGCTGGCCAGCGGCGAAATGGTCGGCGCGATCGCGATGACCGAGCCCGGTACCGGCTCCGACCTGCAGGGCATCAAGACGCGCGCGGTCCGCGACGGCGACCACTACGTCCTCAACGGCGCGAAGACCTTCATCACCAACGGGCTGCACGCCGACCTCGTGGTCGTCGCGTGCAAGACCGACCCGGACGCGGGCGCGCAGGGCGTGTCGCTGATCGTGGTCGAGACCGACACGCCGGGCTTCCGCCGCGGCCGCGTCCTCGACAAGGTCGGGCTCAAGGGCCAGGACACCGCCGAGCTGTTCTTCGACGACGTCCGCGTGCCGGCCGGGAACCTGCTCGGCGACGCCGAGGGCCAGGGCTTCGTCCAGCTGATGCTGCAGCTGCCGCAGGAACGGCTGATCATCGCCGTCACCGCGGTGGCCGGGCTGGAGGCGGCGGTCGACCTCACGCTCGAGTACGCCAAGGAGCGCACGGCGTTCGGCCGGCCGATCTTTTCCTTCCAGAACACCAAGTTCAAGCTCGCCGAGGCCGCGACCGAGGCCGCTGTCGCGCGGGCGTTCCTCGACCAGTGCATCGAACGGCACCTCAAGGGCGAGCTCGACGTCCAAGGCGCGGCGATGGCGAAGCTGTGGACCACCGAGCGCGTCAACAAGGTGATCGACGACTGCGTGCAGCTGTTCGGCGGCTACGGCTACATGTCCGAGTACCCGATCGCCCGCGCCTGGGCCGACGTCCGGATTTCCCGGATCTTCGGCGGCACCAGCGAAATCATGAAGGAAATCATCTCCCGCTCGCTCTGA
- a CDS encoding GNAT family protein, translated as MDDDGVRVELRPVAESDLGLLEQLTNDPVAAGEHQWFGWHDPGYLRRRWLETGMLTAETGMLVPTLGGRVLGVVSWHRTRTGPTSYCWNMGLVLVPEARGHGYGTEAQRLLVGYLFAHTQLNRVEATTEAGNRAEQRSLEKAGFTREGVLRGYGFRDGEWRDHVVYSVVRSDLAKSQPTS; from the coding sequence ATGGACGACGACGGTGTCAGAGTGGAGCTCCGGCCGGTGGCCGAAAGCGATCTCGGCCTCCTGGAACAGCTGACCAACGATCCCGTCGCCGCCGGCGAGCACCAGTGGTTCGGCTGGCACGATCCCGGCTACCTGCGCCGCCGGTGGCTGGAAACCGGGATGCTCACCGCCGAAACCGGCATGCTCGTGCCGACGCTCGGCGGCCGCGTCCTCGGGGTCGTCTCCTGGCACCGCACCCGGACCGGGCCGACGTCCTACTGCTGGAACATGGGCCTCGTGCTCGTCCCGGAAGCGCGTGGCCACGGCTACGGCACCGAAGCCCAGCGCCTGCTCGTCGGCTACCTCTTCGCCCACACCCAGCTCAACCGGGTCGAAGCGACGACCGAGGCCGGCAACCGCGCCGAACAACGCTCGCTCGAGAAAGCCGGCTTCACCCGCGAAGGAGTGCTTCGCGGGTACGGCTTCCGGGACGGCGAGTGGCGCGACCACGTCGTCTACTCGGTCGTGCGCTCCGATCTGGCGAAGAGCCAGCCGACGAGCTAG